The following proteins are encoded in a genomic region of Corylus avellana chromosome ca4, CavTom2PMs-1.0:
- the LOC132177811 gene encoding CMP-sialic acid transporter 2-like isoform X2 — translation MWILSAPSGSASMSVVTLALTVLTSSQAILIVWSKRAGKYEYSVTTANFMVETLKCALSLAALTRIWRSEGVTEDNRLNTTLDEVIVFPIPAALYLVKNLLQYYIFAYVDAPGYQILKNLNIISTGVLYRIILKKKLSEIQWAAFILLCAGCTTAQLKSNSDHVLQTPFQGWVMAIVMALLSGFAGVYTEAIIKKRPTRNINVQNFWLYIFGMIFNAAAILVQDFDAVMNKGFFHGYSFITVLMILNHALSGIAVSMVMKYADNIVKVYSTSVAMLLTALVSVFLFGFDLSLAFFLGSTVVSVAVYLHSAGKLQR, via the exons ATGTGGATATTGAGCGCACCAAGTGGAAGCGCAAGTAT GTCCGTTGTTACGCTCGCATTGACTGTTCTTACGAGTTCGCAAGCGATACTTATTGTGTGGTCTAAGAGAGCTGGAAAGTATGAGTATAGTGTTACCACTGCAAATTTTATG GTGGAGACTTTGAAATGTGCATTATCACTTGCAGCCTTGACAAGAATCTGGAGAAGTGAAGGTGTTACAGAAGATAACAG GTTGAATACGACATTGGATGAAGTTATTGTGTTCCCCATTCCTGCAGCACTTTACCTAGTCAAAAACTTGCTTCAG TATTACATCTTTGCGTATGTCGATGCGCCAGGTTATCAGATACTGAAGAACCTGAATATTATCAGTACCGGTGTTCTATACAGAATTATACTTAAGAAGAA GTTGAGCGAGATTCAATGGGCAGCTTTCATTCTACTATGTGCTGGGTGCACCACAGCTCAGCTAAAATCAAA TTCAGATCATGTTCTTCAAACTCCTTTTCAAGGTTGGGTGATGGCCATT GTCATGGCACTATTGAGTGGTTTTGCAGGAGTATATACCGAG GCCATAATTAAAAAGCGTCCTACGAGAAACATAAATGTGCAGAACTTCTGGTTGTATATCTTTGGAATGATCTTCAATGCCGCTGCTATACTGGTCCAAGATTTTGATGCAGTGATGAATAA GGGATTCTTCCATGGATACTCGTTTATTACAGTTCTCATGATTCTCAACCATGCACTCAG TGGAATTGCTGTATCAATGGTAATGAAGTATGCCGACAATATTGTGAAG GTGTACTCTACTTCAGTAGCAATGCTTCTCACAGCTcttgtttctgtctttttgtttgGCTTTGATCTTTCGCTTGCCTTCTTCCTTGGCTCAAC TGTGGTATCTGTTGCGGTATATCTACATTCTGCTGGGAAGCTGCAAAGATAG
- the LOC132177811 gene encoding CMP-sialic acid transporter 4-like isoform X1, translated as MEYRKIKDQDKDGDGGGDDIESSRGKAHAVSNVDIERTKWKRKSVVTLALTVLTSSQAILIVWSKRAGKYEYSVTTANFMVETLKCALSLAALTRIWRSEGVTEDNRLNTTLDEVIVFPIPAALYLVKNLLQYYIFAYVDAPGYQILKNLNIISTGVLYRIILKKKLSEIQWAAFILLCAGCTTAQLKSNSDHVLQTPFQGWVMAIVMALLSGFAGVYTEAIIKKRPTRNINVQNFWLYIFGMIFNAAAILVQDFDAVMNKGFFHGYSFITVLMILNHALSGIAVSMVMKYADNIVKVYSTSVAMLLTALVSVFLFGFDLSLAFFLGSTVVSVAVYLHSAGKLQR; from the exons ATGGAGtacagaaaaatcaaagatcaG GATAAAGATGGGGATGGTGGTGGAGACGACATAGAGAGCTCAAGAGGGAAAGCTCATGCAGTGAGTAATGTGGATATTGAGCGCACCAAGTGGAAGCGCAA GTCCGTTGTTACGCTCGCATTGACTGTTCTTACGAGTTCGCAAGCGATACTTATTGTGTGGTCTAAGAGAGCTGGAAAGTATGAGTATAGTGTTACCACTGCAAATTTTATG GTGGAGACTTTGAAATGTGCATTATCACTTGCAGCCTTGACAAGAATCTGGAGAAGTGAAGGTGTTACAGAAGATAACAG GTTGAATACGACATTGGATGAAGTTATTGTGTTCCCCATTCCTGCAGCACTTTACCTAGTCAAAAACTTGCTTCAG TATTACATCTTTGCGTATGTCGATGCGCCAGGTTATCAGATACTGAAGAACCTGAATATTATCAGTACCGGTGTTCTATACAGAATTATACTTAAGAAGAA GTTGAGCGAGATTCAATGGGCAGCTTTCATTCTACTATGTGCTGGGTGCACCACAGCTCAGCTAAAATCAAA TTCAGATCATGTTCTTCAAACTCCTTTTCAAGGTTGGGTGATGGCCATT GTCATGGCACTATTGAGTGGTTTTGCAGGAGTATATACCGAG GCCATAATTAAAAAGCGTCCTACGAGAAACATAAATGTGCAGAACTTCTGGTTGTATATCTTTGGAATGATCTTCAATGCCGCTGCTATACTGGTCCAAGATTTTGATGCAGTGATGAATAA GGGATTCTTCCATGGATACTCGTTTATTACAGTTCTCATGATTCTCAACCATGCACTCAG TGGAATTGCTGTATCAATGGTAATGAAGTATGCCGACAATATTGTGAAG GTGTACTCTACTTCAGTAGCAATGCTTCTCACAGCTcttgtttctgtctttttgtttgGCTTTGATCTTTCGCTTGCCTTCTTCCTTGGCTCAAC TGTGGTATCTGTTGCGGTATATCTACATTCTGCTGGGAAGCTGCAAAGATAG
- the LOC132177198 gene encoding F-box/kelch-repeat protein At3g23880-like — translation MLEQLPHDLQIEILVRLPVKSLLTFQCVSKSFKSLIRSTAFISTHSESTINYAHLVKGRLNRTGNKVEEMGVGIELHQFDDSFREFQRIECPSDTKLDYFEEILDCRGLLLITEEFLLRGDLSESFILWNPAVRMSMTLPTPSIDVRMEPLHAYFVRGFGFDPKSNDYKVLRVAVYEDSIEFPPRVELFKLRTGAWETVSFKDDFHYFISRRCSQTFVNGASHWFGYHSRSSVIVSFHMSDEKFQVMKYPNVLTGVRCDLISIVDFGGLLSLVQYVRSGHDNSCCIWLMKEYGVTESWTKQYTIDLRYWGGWRRSFFFRNKRELLIVTNSEELVLYDPETTAFIDLGISSYYFHGITTYIESLVLLDQVNAVPDY, via the coding sequence ATGTTGGAGCAATTGCCACACGATCTTCAGATTGAAATCCTTGTAAGACTCCCCGTGAAATCCCTTTTAACATTCCAATGTGTTTCCAAATCGTTCAAGTCTTTAATCAGAAGCACTGCTTTTATTTCTACGCACTCTGAGAGCACCATCAATTATGCTCACTTAGTTAAAGGGCGCTTAAATCGGACTGGCAATAAGGTGGAGGAGATGGGTGTCGGAATTGAATTACACCAGTTCGATGATTCCTTCCGCGAGTTTCAAAGAATTGAATGCCCATCTGACACTAAACTTGATTATTTTGAAGAAATCCTTGACTGTAGAGGATTGCTACTCATCACCGAAGAATTCTTATTAAGAGGTGATCTTTCTGAATCCTTTATTCTATGGAACCCTGCAGTTAGAATGAGTATGACTCTCCCTACACCTTCCATTGATGTACGGATGGAACCCTTACACGCCTACTTTGTTCGCGGGTTCGGTTTTGACCCTAAAAGTAATGATTACAAGGTGCTGAGAGTGGCGGTGTATGAAGATAGCATAGAATTTCCACCTCGGGTGGAACTGTTTAAACTCCGTACAGGCGCTTGGGAGACTGTTAGTTTCAAGGACGactttcactattttattaGCAGGAGGTGTTCGCAGACTTTCGTGAATGGGGCTAGCCATTGGTTTGGATATCATTCAAGATCATCAGTGATTGTGTCGTTTCATATGTCTGACGAGAAATTCCAAGTGATGAAGTATCCAAATGTTTTAACTGGCGTAAGATGCGATTTGATTTCTATTGTGGACTTTGGTGGATTGCTCTCACTGGTACAATATGTTCGGAGCGGACATGATAATAGTTGTTGTATTTGGTTGATGAAAGAATATGGCGTAACAGAGTCTTGGACTAAACAATATACTATTGATTTAAGGTATTGGGGAGGGTGGAGGAGATCATTCTTTTTTAGGAACAAAAGAGAGCTTCTAATTGTTACAAATTCAGAAGAGCTGGTCTTATATGATCCTGAGACCACTGCATTCATTGATCTTGGAATTAGTAGTTACTATTTTCACGGTATCACAACATACATAGAAAGTCTAGTTTTACTCGATCAAGTAAATGCTGTGCCAGATTACTAG
- the LOC132179113 gene encoding protein PLANT CADMIUM RESISTANCE 2-like, whose product MYPPTHDYEKQAGEHYPAPFPASAPPNTTPSGHPYATAPSFNIASGVRAHAVAGRWSSGLCHCCDDPANCLITFFCPCITFGQIANIVSRGSSSCASSGTIYGLLLGFTGLSCLYSCFYRSRLRAQYDLDETPCVDCLVHFCCETCALCQEYRELKSRGFDMGIGWEANVDRQRRGVTAAPMVVPGMTR is encoded by the exons ATGTATCCTCCAACACATGATTATGAGAAACAAGCAGGTGAACACTATCCAGCTCCTTTCCCTGCTTCAGCACCTCCAAATACTACCCCTTCTGGACACCCGTATGCTACGGCTCCTTCATTTAATATAGCCTCTGGTGTGAGGGCTCATGCTGTTGCAGGGAGGTGGTCTTCTGGTCTTTGCCATTGTTGTGATGATCCTGCAAATT GCTTGATCACTTTCTTCTGCCCCTGCATCACATTTGGACAGATTGCTAATATAGTTAGCAGAGGCTCTTCAT CTTGTGCTTCTAGCGGCACAATCTATGGGCTTCTTCTGGGTTTTACTGGCTTGTCATGTTTGTACTCTTGCTTTTATCGTTCAAGATTGAGGGCACAATATGACTTGGATGAGACACCATGTGTAGACTGCTTAGTGCACTTCTGCTGTGAGACTTGTGCTCTGTGTCAAGAATACAGAGAGCTCAAGAGTCGTGGGTTTGATATGGGGATAG GCTGGGAAGCGAACGTGGACAGACAAAGGCGTGGAGTTACGGCGGCTCCAATGGTGGTGCCAGGCATGACAAGGTGA